A genomic segment from Candidatus Binatus sp. encodes:
- a CDS encoding class I SAM-dependent methyltransferase, with translation MGSAEVRFKELRADFGKTAEDYGRHRAGFPDEFFERLASMGIVRAGMRALDLGTGTGTIARGLALRGCEVTALDRSEPLMEQARELDREAGVVVNYVVAAAEETGLPAASFDVVTAGQCWHWFDRPRAAAEARRLLKPGGRLVIGHFDWIPIPGNMVDATEKLIEKHNPKWKLGGGVGIYPQWMAGLAQAGFKNLETFSFDIDAIYTHEAWRGRIRASAGVGASLTPEAVAAFDDELRAMLNDRFAEDPMRVPHRVFAAIGTAP, from the coding sequence ATGGGTTCGGCTGAAGTTCGATTCAAGGAGCTGCGCGCCGATTTCGGCAAAACGGCTGAGGACTACGGACGGCATCGCGCCGGATTTCCCGACGAATTCTTCGAGCGGCTCGCCTCGATGGGGATCGTGCGAGCCGGGATGCGCGCGCTGGATCTCGGCACCGGGACCGGCACTATCGCGCGCGGACTAGCGCTTCGCGGATGCGAAGTGACCGCGCTCGATCGATCGGAACCGCTGATGGAGCAGGCGCGCGAGCTCGATCGCGAGGCTGGCGTCGTCGTAAATTACGTCGTCGCGGCGGCCGAAGAAACTGGTCTCCCTGCCGCGAGCTTCGATGTGGTCACAGCGGGGCAATGCTGGCATTGGTTCGATCGTCCGCGCGCGGCCGCCGAAGCGCGGCGTCTGCTGAAACCGGGCGGAAGATTGGTGATCGGGCATTTCGACTGGATTCCAATTCCGGGCAACATGGTCGATGCGACCGAAAAACTGATCGAGAAGCACAATCCAAAGTGGAAGCTCGGCGGCGGAGTCGGGATTTATCCGCAATGGATGGCGGGCCTCGCGCAGGCGGGATTCAAAAATCTCGAGACATTCTCGTTCGATATCGATGCGATTTACACGCACGAGGCGTGGCGCGGCAGGATTCGCGCGAGCGCGGGCGTGGGCGCGAGCCTGACGCCGGAGGCGGTCGCGGCGTTCGACGACGAGTTGCGCGCGATGCTGAACGATCGATTTGCGGAAGACCCGATGCGCGTGCCGCATCGAGTGTTCGCGGCGATCGGCACCGCGCCCTGA
- a CDS encoding citrate/2-methylcitrate synthase, with translation MTTARRAWRDFDVAIRKTDRAPMLTATEAAKHLGVKLGTLYAYVSRGWLKSYRRKVGRQALYRRADIEALRGVVSTERGRRGRSLPAASSWVTVAQPRNVEDGAPGVIVAESAVSSIIDDKLSYRGYPIEEVVERGSFEEVCLLLWSGERPVAEEIAALRAEIEGAQMPPSVAAALSATGEDAPPLLRIAAVMPSLAAWDRRQPPRTRIDRAKLIISQLPLALGNPPTGSTPRGTGMAGRLLGLVSSSTGMEWEVAALDRVLIACAEHELNASTFAARVVASTGADLFASVLAALCSLSGPIHGGACDRIEAMFTELESGARVDECLAGFTREHRLAPGFGHAIYPDGDPRAVLLREVARSIARQRGRRLFETALKVEAAVWKRDQLRPNLDFYLTVCARMLGFQQSLPAAIFAIGRASGWIAHALEQYSDNRLIRPRMRYRGASTRHWQ, from the coding sequence TTGACGACTGCCCGTCGCGCATGGCGTGATTTCGACGTGGCGATTCGCAAAACCGACCGCGCCCCGATGCTGACTGCCACCGAAGCCGCGAAACACCTCGGCGTCAAGCTCGGCACGCTCTACGCCTACGTCAGCCGCGGCTGGCTGAAAAGCTATCGCCGCAAAGTCGGCCGCCAGGCGCTCTATCGCCGCGCCGATATCGAAGCGCTGCGCGGCGTCGTCTCGACCGAGCGCGGCCGCCGCGGCCGCAGCCTGCCCGCCGCGTCGAGCTGGGTCACCGTCGCCCAGCCGCGCAACGTCGAGGACGGCGCGCCCGGCGTAATCGTCGCCGAATCCGCCGTCAGTTCGATTATCGACGACAAGCTGAGTTATCGCGGCTATCCGATCGAAGAGGTCGTCGAGCGTGGGTCGTTCGAGGAAGTATGCCTGCTGCTGTGGAGCGGCGAGCGTCCCGTGGCCGAGGAGATCGCCGCGCTGCGCGCTGAAATCGAAGGAGCGCAGATGCCGCCCTCGGTTGCCGCCGCACTCAGCGCCACCGGCGAGGACGCGCCGCCGCTCTTGCGAATCGCCGCGGTGATGCCGAGTCTCGCGGCGTGGGATCGCCGGCAGCCGCCGCGCACTCGAATCGATCGCGCGAAATTGATCATCAGCCAGTTGCCGCTCGCGCTCGGCAATCCGCCAACGGGAAGCACGCCGCGCGGAACCGGGATGGCCGGACGCCTGCTGGGGCTGGTGTCCTCATCTACTGGCATGGAATGGGAAGTCGCGGCGCTCGATCGCGTGCTGATCGCCTGCGCCGAGCACGAACTCAACGCTTCGACCTTCGCCGCGCGCGTGGTCGCGAGCACCGGCGCGGATTTGTTTGCTTCCGTGCTCGCCGCTTTGTGCTCGCTCTCGGGGCCGATCCATGGCGGCGCCTGCGATCGGATCGAAGCGATGTTCACCGAACTCGAGTCGGGCGCGCGCGTCGACGAATGCCTCGCCGGGTTCACGCGCGAGCATCGCCTGGCGCCCGGCTTCGGTCACGCGATCTATCCCGACGGCGATCCGCGCGCCGTACTGTTGCGCGAAGTCGCGCGCTCGATCGCTCGACAGCGCGGACGCCGCCTGTTCGAAACTGCACTCAAGGTCGAGGCCGCCGTGTGGAAGCGCGATCAGCTCCGGCCCAATCTCGATTTTTATCTGACCGTATGCGCGCGGATGCTCGGGTTCCAGCAATCACTGCCCGCCGCGATCTTCGCGATCGGCCGCGCGTCGGGATGGATCGCGCACGCGCTCGAACAATACTCCGACAACCGATTGATTCGTCCGCGCATGCGTTATCGCGGCGCGTCGACGCGGCATTGGCAGTAG
- a CDS encoding zinc-binding dehydrogenase, with protein MKAIAKTSPAPGVEVIDTPIPEVGEGELLVRVGACGVCGSDLHIVDWELGANRMVARIPFVLGHEPAGEVVELGIGVSGFKVGDRVALDPFGHCGRCGPCRAGRFHLCASPTTLSGAFAEFTIAPTGNAHLVPKTMDMEQAALLEMFGTGLHAVEQSCLMPGDSAVIEGPGPIGLSIALSARALGVTSIVITGLAEDRTRLDLAREMGFKTVATGAADWIEQVRAMMPADGADVVFDACGMIDSPRELLRRGGQLIEVGWPARDVSSAELRALFFHGVTIINSRIRTPETWRRAIAMVSSGAIDLRPMITHRYGISRGLEAFSLLRERRGVKALIIPD; from the coding sequence ATGAAAGCAATCGCGAAGACCAGTCCCGCGCCCGGCGTCGAAGTGATCGATACTCCAATTCCTGAAGTCGGCGAGGGCGAACTCCTCGTCCGCGTCGGCGCGTGCGGCGTTTGCGGCTCCGACCTGCACATCGTCGATTGGGAACTCGGCGCGAACCGGATGGTCGCGCGCATTCCGTTCGTGCTGGGGCACGAGCCCGCCGGCGAAGTTGTCGAACTTGGCATCGGCGTGAGCGGCTTCAAGGTCGGCGACCGCGTCGCGCTCGATCCGTTCGGGCATTGCGGGCGATGCGGTCCGTGCCGCGCCGGCCGCTTCCACTTGTGCGCGTCGCCGACCACGCTTTCGGGTGCATTCGCTGAATTCACGATCGCGCCGACCGGCAACGCGCATCTCGTTCCTAAAACGATGGACATGGAGCAGGCCGCGCTGCTCGAGATGTTCGGCACCGGGCTGCACGCCGTCGAGCAATCCTGCCTGATGCCCGGAGATAGCGCGGTGATCGAAGGTCCCGGGCCGATCGGACTCAGTATCGCGCTCTCCGCGCGCGCGCTCGGCGTCACGTCGATCGTGATCACGGGTCTCGCCGAAGATCGCACGCGGCTGGACCTGGCGCGCGAGATGGGTTTCAAGACGGTCGCTACCGGCGCGGCCGACTGGATCGAGCAGGTGCGCGCGATGATGCCTGCCGACGGCGCCGACGTGGTCTTCGACGCATGCGGCATGATCGATTCGCCGCGCGAATTGTTGCGCCGCGGCGGCCAGTTGATCGAAGTCGGATGGCCCGCGCGCGACGTCAGCTCGGCCGAACTGCGCGCGCTGTTCTTTCACGGCGTGACGATCATCAACTCGCGCATCCGCACGCCCGAGACCTGGCGCCGCGCGATTGCGATGGTGTCGTCGGGCGCGATCGATCTTCGCCCGATGATCACGCATCGCTACGGCATCTCGCGCGGATTAGAAGCTTTTTCGCTGCTTCGCGAGCGTCGCGGCGTCAAGGCATTGATAATTCCCGATTAG
- a CDS encoding fatty acid desaturase family protein, whose protein sequence is MISKGADPELWTDEEEQRDESSERESHAMRIKPGALKELYALDAVRALASVAATWTLIAASIAAALWSHSFIVWIAAAIVVGRSQHALAVLMHDAAHFRMLENRALNDFVGQWLCAFPIASNLYAYRKVHLRHHRYLLTDRDPDLSLSRGYPVTWESFRRKLIRDATGESSLVMRGYLDVQDGRKRLTLRNLYRRVTIDVLARRIAVAAFVAALFYLGYGFAFIALWIVPLLVVYQVILRIRGVLEHAAVPDAHDGLRNARTIVSRNPVLRFMLNPHHVSYHLEHHLYPAVPHYNLPRLHDALKSDPLFERALVEHSYSEAMRDVIKPARV, encoded by the coding sequence ATGATCTCCAAGGGTGCCGACCCCGAACTCTGGACCGACGAAGAAGAGCAGCGCGACGAAAGCTCCGAGCGCGAAAGCCACGCGATGCGCATCAAGCCGGGCGCGCTCAAGGAGCTTTACGCGCTCGACGCGGTACGCGCGCTCGCGTCTGTTGCCGCTACCTGGACCTTGATCGCAGCCTCGATCGCCGCCGCGCTCTGGAGTCACAGCTTCATCGTATGGATTGCCGCGGCGATCGTCGTCGGCCGCTCCCAGCACGCGCTCGCCGTCCTGATGCACGACGCCGCTCACTTCAGGATGCTCGAAAATCGCGCGCTCAACGATTTCGTCGGCCAGTGGCTATGCGCCTTTCCGATCGCCAGCAATCTCTACGCGTATCGCAAGGTCCACCTGCGCCATCATCGCTATCTGCTGACTGATCGCGATCCCGATCTTTCGCTCTCGCGCGGCTATCCCGTCACCTGGGAAAGTTTCCGCCGCAAATTGATTCGCGACGCTACCGGAGAGTCGTCGCTCGTGATGCGCGGCTACCTCGACGTGCAGGACGGACGCAAACGCCTCACGCTCAGAAACCTCTACCGCCGTGTCACCATCGATGTCCTCGCGCGGCGCATCGCAGTCGCCGCCTTCGTCGCCGCGCTCTTTTACCTCGGCTACGGGTTCGCCTTCATCGCGCTTTGGATCGTGCCGTTACTCGTGGTCTATCAGGTGATTCTGCGCATCCGCGGAGTGCTCGAGCATGCCGCAGTGCCCGACGCTCATGACGGTCTTCGCAACGCGCGCACGATCGTCTCGCGCAATCCCGTGCTGCGCTTCATGTTGAATCCGCATCACGTCAGTTATCATCTCGAGCATCACCTTTATCCTGCGGTGCCGCATTACAACTTGCCGCGCCTGCACGACGCGCTAAAAAGCGATCCGCTTTTCGAGCGCGCGCTGGTCGAGCACAGTTATTCCGAGGCGATGCGCGACGTGATCAAGCCCGCGCGCGTTTAA
- a CDS encoding LLM class flavin-dependent oxidoreductase has translation MDFGTLIFTKPERAITEVKFAEERGFTHAWIPDSHMIWGDTYACMALAAVNTKSIKLGTGVAIASNRIAPVTAHSIATINQLAPGRTILGFGTGHTGRRVMGLPPVKQSDFREQVRVIHDLLHEGEATYNTEGLSRKIRFLNRDRRFINIDDRIPFYIAANGPKTLALAGEFGDGVITTGITDTQRIANVRRHVEAGASKVGRKADKMPIVSLTHVCVLRPGEKLDSPRVKAMTGHWVMASFHAIAAGYAGRDYLPATVKAVYDEYEKYVANMKTPASERYLELHVGHCAFVAPEEMRFVTPETIAASTIIGPREEVVERLRELERAGLTQVFVNPPMDGFNDSIDEISRDVIARM, from the coding sequence ATGGATTTTGGCACCCTGATTTTCACCAAGCCGGAGCGCGCGATCACCGAGGTCAAGTTCGCCGAGGAACGCGGCTTCACGCACGCCTGGATACCCGATTCGCACATGATCTGGGGCGATACCTACGCGTGCATGGCGCTGGCGGCGGTCAATACGAAATCGATCAAGCTCGGAACCGGCGTCGCGATCGCATCGAATCGCATCGCACCGGTGACGGCGCATTCGATCGCGACGATCAATCAGCTCGCGCCGGGGCGCACGATCCTGGGTTTCGGCACGGGGCATACGGGGCGCCGCGTGATGGGACTGCCGCCGGTCAAGCAAAGCGATTTTCGCGAGCAGGTGCGCGTGATCCACGATCTCCTGCACGAGGGCGAGGCGACCTACAACACCGAGGGGCTGAGCCGCAAGATTCGTTTTTTGAATCGCGATCGCCGCTTCATCAACATTGACGATCGCATTCCATTCTACATCGCGGCGAATGGGCCGAAGACGCTCGCGCTCGCGGGTGAGTTTGGCGACGGCGTGATCACCACTGGCATCACCGACACGCAGCGAATCGCGAACGTGCGGCGGCACGTGGAAGCCGGCGCCTCGAAGGTCGGACGCAAGGCGGACAAGATGCCGATCGTATCGCTGACCCACGTATGCGTGCTGCGGCCGGGCGAGAAGCTCGATTCGCCGCGCGTGAAGGCGATGACCGGTCATTGGGTGATGGCGAGTTTTCATGCGATCGCCGCGGGCTACGCGGGACGCGACTATCTGCCGGCGACGGTGAAGGCGGTTTACGACGAGTACGAGAAATACGTCGCAAACATGAAGACGCCGGCATCCGAGCGATACCTGGAATTGCACGTGGGGCATTGCGCATTCGTGGCGCCGGAAGAGATGCGCTTCGTCACGCCGGAGACGATCGCGGCGAGCACGATAATCGGGCCACGCGAGGAGGTCGTCGAGCGGCTGCGAGAGTTGGAGCGCGCGGGACTGACGCAGGTGTTCGTCAATCCGCCGATGGACGGCTTCAACGACAGCATCGACGAGATCTCTCGCGACGTAATCGCAAGGATGTAG